CGGACTGCTCGGCGGCACACCCCTCCAGGTCAGCGGCCCGTCCGCCGGACTGACCGTGGTCACGGCCGAGCTGATCCAGATCTACGGCTGGCGCACCACCTGCGCGATCACCATCGGCGCCGGACTTCTGCAGATCCTGCTGGGCTCGCTGCGGGCGGCGCGCAGCGCCCTCGCCGTCAGCCCCGCCATCGTGCACGGCACCCTCGCCGGAATCGGCGTGGCCATCGCACTCGCCCAGCTGCACATCGTGCTCGGCGGCTCGCCCCAGAGTTCGGCCGTCGCCAACGCTCTCGCCCTGCCCGACCAACTGGAACGGGTAAGTCCGGCCGCCCCGCTGATCGGCGCGCTGACCATCGCCGTCCTGGTCCTGTGGCCGCGGATGCCGGGACGGATCGGCCGGGTGGTACGGCGGATTCCGGCCGCCCTCGCCGCGGTGGTGACGGCGACGGCGGTAGCCGCGATCACGGCGCCCGGAATCGCACGGGTCGATCTGCCGTCCTGGCGCTCGCACGCCCTGCCGGAAATGCCGCACGGCCCCGTACTCGCCCTGGCCACCGCTGTGTTCACGGTAATGCTGGTGGCCAGTCTGGAGTCACTGCTCGCCGCGGTCGCGGTGGACAAGCTGTCGGCCTCGGCCTCGGCCTCCGGTTCGACCCCGGCCCCGGCTCCGACCGCGGCTACGGCCGCCCCGACCGCGCCCGCCCCCGCCGTTCCGCCACCCGCCAGACGCTCCGATCTCGATCGCGAGCTGCGCGCCCAGGGCATCGCCAACACCCTGTCCGGGCTCGTGGGCGGACTGGCGGTGTCCGGTGGCGCGGTGCGCAGTTCGGCAAATGTGCGGGCCGGGGCGACAGGCCGTGCCTCCACCGTGCTGCACGGCGTCTGGGTGGTGCTCGCCGCCTGCCTGCTGGTCGGCGCCCTGGAGCAAATCCCCCTGGCGGCGCTCGCCGCGCTGGTCATGATGGTCGGCATCCAGATGGTGAGCTTCGCTCACATCCGTAACGTCCATAAGCACCGGGAATTCCTGGTGTACGGGGCGACGATCACCGGAGTGGTCCTCTTCGGCGTGCTCAAGGGGGTGGCGATCGGCATCGCGGTGGCCGTGGCCGTCGCCCTGCACCGGCTGGCCCGAACCAGAATCACCGTGACTGATCAGGACGGCCAGCATCTGGTGGTCGTACGGGGCCAGTTGACGTTCCTCGCGGTGCCACGGCTCAGCCGGACGCTCGGCCAGCTGCCCCAGGACGGGGACGCCGTCGTCGAGCTGGACGGCTTCTTCATGGACCATGCCGCGTACGAGATGATCCAGGACTGGAGCATCGCCCAGGCCGCCCATGGCGGCCGGGTCGTCTTCACCGGCAGATCCGGTGGCCGGATCGCCGAGCCCGCCTCGGCGGCGCACTCCTGCTGCCGCCCCTGGACGCCGTGGCGCAACCATCACTGCCACGACCGGCCCGAGCATTCGCCCGAAACCCGCCACGGCGGCCTCGGTGCGCCCCCCGCCCCCACCTCCGACCACGGCTCCAACTCAGGCCCAGGCCACGTCCCCGGCCCCGACCCGGGCGAGGACCGCTCTCCCGACCACCTCACGCCCCACGACTCCACCGACGTTCCTGGCACCAACAACACTCCCGGAGCCGACAACGACCCCGGGCCGGGCGCTCCACCCACCGCAGCCCCGCGCCGCAGCGGTGGCAACCACCTGTTCAGCGGCCTGAGTTCGTTTCAGCGGAACACCGCTCCGCTGGTGCGCGACGAGCTGGCCCGGTTGGCCCGCGAGGGCCAGCGCCCCTCTCAGCTCTTCATCACCTGCGCCGACTCCCGCCTGGTCACCAGCATGATCACGGCGAGCGGCCCGGGCGACCTGTTCACCGTGCGGAACATCGGCAATCTCGTGCCCCCGCCGGACGCCGAGTCGGGTGACGACTCCGTGGGTGCCGCGATCGAGTACGCGGTGGATGTGCTGAAGGTGGAGTCCATCACCATCTGCGGTCACTCCGGCTGCGGCGCGATGCAGGCTCTGCTCGGCGCCGAGCCGGACCCGGACACTCCGCTGACGTCCCTGTGGCGCTGGCTGAGACATGGGCTGCCGAGCCTGGAGCGGATGGCATCCCGGCATCACACCTGGGCCCGGATCTCCGGCCGGCTGCCGGCCGATGCTCTGGAGCAGCTCTGCCTCACCAATGTGGTCCAGCAGTTGGATCATCTGCGGGCCCATGAATCAGTGGCGCGGCGGCTCACCGAGGGCACGCTCCAGCTGCACGGGATGTACTTCCATGTGGGCGAGGCGCAGGCCTATCTGCTGGCCGAGGGCGCGAGCGCCGGGCTCGCGCTCGACGAGGTCTTCGACCGCGTGGACCCCGGCGACCCCCACGCCGATTCCCACACCCCGGCCGATTCCCACGCCCCCGACAACACCGGCACCCCCGGGGCCACCGCGGCCCCGGGCGATCCATCCGGGTCCGGCGAGTTGGAACGTACCGGCGTCTGAACCGGATTCGCCCTCGGCCCGTGAGACCTTGTGGTCCCGCCTCCGTACCGCTCCGTACCGGTCCGTGTCGCTCTGCACCACGTCGGACCGCACGTGGAGGCGGGACCTGTGTCTCCATACACGAGACACAGGTCTAAACCAATTCCGGGCAGACACTTGTCACCCGGCCTTTGGCCTGATGAGCTATGCCCCGGGACACAACGGACACCCTGGGAATGGGAGATGTCGTGAGCAACGAAAGCCTGGCCAATCTGCTTCGTGAGGAGCGGCGGTTCGCACCGCCTGCCGATCTGGCCGCCAACGCCAACGTCAAGGCGGAGGCGTACGAGCAGGCCGAGGCGGACCGGCTGGGCTTCTGGGCCGAGCAGGCCCGTCGCCTGACCTGGGCCACGGAGCCGACCGAGACGCTCGACTGGAGCAACCCGCCCTTCGCGAAGTGGTTCGCGGACGGCAAGCTCAACGTCGCGTACAACTGCGTGGACCGCCACGTCGAGGCCGGTCATGGCGACCGGGTCGCCATCCACTTCGAGGGCGAGCCCGGCGACAGCCGCGCCATCACCTACGCCGACCTGAAGGACGAGGTCTCGCGCGCCGCGAACGCCCTCACCGAGCTCGGTGTCGGCAAGGGCGACCGGGTCGCCGTCTATCTGCCGATGATCCCCGAGGCCGCCATCGCGATGCTGGCCTGCGCCCGCATCGGCGCCGCGCACTCGGTGGTCTTCGGCGGCTTCTCCGCCGACGCCATCGCCGCCCGCATCCAGGATGCGGACGCCAAGGTCGTCATCACCGCCGACGGCGGATACCGCCGCGGCAAGCCGTCCGCGCTCAAGCCCGCCGTGGACGACGCCGTCTCCCGTATCGACAGTGTCGAGCACGTCCTCGTGGTGCGGCGCACCGGCCAGGACACCGCATGGACCGAGGGTCGCGACGTCTGGTGGCACGAGATCACCGGCCGGCAGTCCGCCGAGCACACCCCCGAGGCATTCGAGGCGGAGCACCCGCTCTTCATCCTCTACACCTCCGGCACCACGGGTAAGCCGAAGGGCATCCTGCACACCTCCGGTGGCTACCTCACGCAGGCCGCGTACACCCACAACGCGGTCTTCGACCTCAAGCCGGAGAGCGATGTCTTCTGGTGCACCGCCGACATCGGCTGGGTGACCGGCCACTCGTACATCGTCTACGGCCCGCTGGCCAACGGCGCGACGCAGGTCATGTACGAGGGCACGCCCGACTCGCCCCACCAGGGCCGCTTCTGGGAGATCGTGCAGAAGTACGGAGTCACGATCCTCTACACCGCGCCGACCGCGATCCGTACGTTCATGAAGTGGGGTGACGACATCCCCGCAAAGTTCGACCTGAGCAGTCTTAGGGTCCTAGGTTCGGTCGGTGAGCCGATCAACCCCGAGGCGTGGATGTGGTACCGCAAGCACATCGGCGCCGACAAGTGCCCGATCGTGGACACCTGGTGGCAGACCGAGACCGGCGCGATGATGATCGCACCGCTGCCGGGCGTCACGGAGACCAAGCCAGGAAGCGCCCAGCGCGCCCTGCCCGGCATCTGCGCCACGGTCGTCGACGACGAGGCCAACGAGGTTCCGAACGGCGGGGGCGGCTACCTCGTCCTCACCGAGCCGTGGCCGTCGATGCTCCGCACCATCTGGGGCGACGACCAGCGCTACATCGACACCTACTGGTCGCGCTTCCCGGGCAAGTACTTCGCGGGCGACGGCGCCAAGAAGGACGAGGACGGCGACATCTGGCTGCTCGGCCGGGTCGACGACGTGATGCTCGTGTCCGGGCACAACATCTCGACCACCGAGGTCGAGTCGGCACTCGTGTCGCACCCGTCGGTCGCCGAGGCCGCCGTGGTCGGTGCCGCCGACGAGACGACCGGCCAGTCCATCGTCGCGTTCGTGATACTGCGCGGTACGGCCGTCGCCTCCGACGAGCTCGTCGCGGAGCTGCGCAACCACGTCGGCGCCACGCTCGGTCCGATCGCCAAGCCGAAGCGGATCCTGCCGGTCGCCGAGCTGCCGAAGACCCGCTCCGGCAAGATCATGCGGCGCCTGCTGCGTGACGTCGCCGAGAACCGCGAGCTGGGCGACGTCACGACGCTCACCGACTCCTCGGTGATGGACCTCATCCAGACCCAGCTGCCGTCCTCCTCCGGCTCCGAGGACTGAGCCGCAGCGAGTACGTCCCCGAGGGGCATCCGGCGACGCGCCGGATACCCCTCGGGCATTTAGGGTGAAGATCACCGGATACCGTCCCGCGCACCCCGGGTACAGTGGCAGCTGCGTCAACAAAGCAATAAGAAATCTCCACAGGGTGTGCCGGGAAGTCTGGTCGGCAAGTGCATCAGCCATGCCATCGCTGCCGTACCTACCCGGAGGTCCTCACTCGTGGCCGCGCCCACCCCCACACCCTCTTCCTCCCGCCGTACCTTTCTCGGGCGCCTGTCCCTCCCTGAGCGGAACTATCTCGCGGACGCCCTGCGCACCGAGACCGTCGGCGGAGTCATCCTGCTGGTCGCCGCGATAGCCGCCCTGGTGTGGGCGAACACCTTCGGATCCAGTTACACGGCCGTCAGCGACTTCCACTTCGGCCCCGGCTCGCTGGGCCTCAACCTCTCCGTGGAGCACTGGGCGGCGGACGGGCTGCTCGCGGTCTTCTTCTTCGTCGCGGGCGTCGAACTCAAGCGGGAACTGGTCGCGGGCGAACTGCGCGATCCCAAGGCGGCCGCCCTCCCGGTCGTCGCCGCGCTGTGCGGAATGGTGACTCCGGCCATCGTCTACACGCTCGTGGCAGTGACCGGCGGGGGTTCCACGGACGGCTGGGCCGTTCCCACCGCCACCGACATCGCCTTCGCGCTCGCCGTCCTCGCGGTCATCGGCACCTCGCTGCCGAACGCACTGCGCGCCTTCCTGCTGACCCTCGCCGTCGTCGACGACCTCTTCGCGATCCTGATCATCGCGGTCTTCTTCACCGAGAAGATCGATTTCATGGCGCTGTTCGGCGCCTTCATCGGTCTCGCCGTCTTCTATCTGCTGCTGCGCAGGAACGTGCGCGGCTGGTACGTCTACGTACCGCTCGCCCTGGTCATCTGGGGCCTGATGTACAACAGCGGCATCCACGCCACCATCGCCGGTGTCGCCATGGGCCTGATGCTCCGCTGCACCCGGCGGGACGGCGAGACCCACGCCCCCGGCGAGCACATCGAGCACCTGATCCGCCCGCTTTCGGCCGGTGTCGCCGTGCCGCTGTTCGCCCTCTTCTCGGCCGGTGTCTCCCTCTCCGGCGGCGCGCTGGCACAGGTCTTCACCCGGCCCGAGACGCTCGGCGTCGTCCTGGGACTCGTCGTCGGCAAGACAATAGGCATCTTCGGCGGTACGTGGCTGGCCGCCCGCTTCACGAAGGCCGAGCTGAACAAGGACCTGGCCTGGGCGGATGTCTTCGCGGTCGCCTCGCTCGCCGGGATCGGCTTCACCGTCTCGCTGCTCATCGGCGAGCTGGCCTTCGCCGGCGACGAGGACATGATCAACGAGATCAAGGCCGCGGTGCTGCTCGGTTCCCTGACGGCCGCCGTACTCTCCGGTGTACTGCTCAAGCTCCGGGTACGCAGATACCGGACGCTGTACGAGGCGGAGGAGCGCGACGAGGACCAGGACGGCGTGCCCGACATCTACGAGCAGGGCGACCCGGCGTACCACCTGCGGATGGCCGCGATCTACGAGAAGAAGGCGGCCGAGCACCGTCGGCTTGCCCAACTGGCGGGGGCAGCGAGCAGCAAGCCGGACAGTCCGGCATGATCTGACACCAGATGTGTTGAGCAGGAGAGCTGGAGAGGGAGTCAGGGATGAGCGACCCCGGCAACAACGCGGGCAGTGCCGAGCGCAGTCTCGGGCAGCTGGTCGCCTCGGCGACGGCCGAGATGTCCGCACTGGTGCACGACGAGATCGCTCTGGCCAAGGCCGAAGTGCGTCAGGACGTCAAGCGCGGCGTCACCGGGAGCGTGGCGTTCATCGTCGCGGGTGTGCTGGTTCTGTTCGCGGTCCCGGTGCTGAGCTTCGCGGCGGCTTACGGAATCCACAACCTGGGGCTCGGGCTCGCTTGGTCGTTCCTGATCGTGGGCGCTGCCTTCATCGTGCTGGGGGCGTTGCTCGCGCTGTTCGCCATCACCAAGTTCAAGAAGGTCAAGCCGCCGGAGAAGTCCATCGCGTCGGCCAAGCAGACGGCGGCCGTGCTGCAGGGCGTCAAGCCGCACCCGCGGTCCGCCGTGACGGCGGGGGCGAACCTGCCGGCCGCCGTGGGCGGCAAGCCGGCGAACAAGGCCCTGGAGAAGTCTCCGGTCCAGGACAAGGCGTCCGCTGTGGCACGCTCGTCCACATGACGGTCCCCGATTCCAGCGCATCCGGCCCAGTAGGCCCGGAAGGTCAGGCAGGCCCGAAAGGTCATGCGGGTCCGGACGGCCGGACGCGTCCCGACGGCCGGACGGGCCCGGACGGCCCCTCAGGCTCGACCGGCCACCCCGGCCAGTCACGCCCCTCAGGCTCCACCGGCCGCAAGGGCACCTCGGACTCCCCGCGCTCCTCGGACTCCTCGGGCCTCTCCGATCCGCCGAGTCCGCCCGGCTTCGCCTCCTCCGGTGGGCCTGTTCGGCTCGACGGGCCGTGGACTCATCGGGACGTGGCGGCCAACGGCGCCCGCTTCCACATCGCCGAGGTCGGCGAAGGGCCGCTCGTGCTGCTGCTGCACGGCTTCCCGCAGTTCTGGTGGACCTGGCGCCATCAGCTCACGGCTCTCGCCGACGCCGGTTTCCGCGCCGTGGCGATGGACCTGCGCGGGGTCGGCGGCAGCGACCGTACGCCCCGCGGTTACGACCCCGCCAACCTGGCGCTCGACATCACCGGCGTGATCCGCTCGCTCGGCGAACCGGACGCCGCCCTGGTCGGCCATGACATGGGCGGCTACCTCGCCTGGACGGCCGCGGTGATGCGGCCGAAGCTGGTGCGCCGCCTCGTGGTCTCCTCGATGCCGCATCCGCGCCGCTGGCGTTCCTCGATGCTCTCCGACTTCGCGCAGTCCCGCGCAGGCTCGTACATCTGGGGCTTCCAGCGCCCGTGGGTGCCGGAGCGTCAGCTCATCGCGGACGACGCGGCGTTGGTGGGCCGGCTGATCCGTGACTGGGCGGGACCCCGGACCCCGGAGTTCCCCGATGACGCGGCGGTCGACGTCTACCGGCGCGCGATGTGCATCCCGTCGACGGCGCACTGCTCGATCGAGCCGTACCGCTGGATGGTGCGCTCCCTGGCCCGCCCGGACGGAATCCAGTTCAACCGGCGCATGAAGAGGCCGGTGCGGGTACCCACACTGCATTTGCACGGTTCACTCGATCCGGCGATCCGTACGCGGAGTGCGGCAGGGTCCGGCGAGTACGTCGAAGCGCCGTACCGTTGGCGACTTTTCGACGGTCTGGGGCACTTCCCCCACGAGGAGGATCCGGACGGGTTCTCGGGCGAACTCATCAACTGGCTCAAGGATCCCGAGCCCGACCGGTAGCCGACGGGCACGGTTGTCCGACGAACAGCCAATTGCCCGGCGCATAAGCCAATTGGCTGACGGATGGGCGGTTACCGACCATGAGGCACGGGCAGACGTCGGGGTATGGGCTGGACGCACGACTTCGGTGACGCAGCACGCAACCGTCGCTCGACCGCCACGGCGAGTCCGAGCACTCATGAGGGGGGCGGCCCCCAGGGCCGGGTGCACGATATGCATGTTCTGCACGATCCCCGGCTCGGTATCCCGCGCATTCTGCGCCGCAGAGCCCGCTGGGTCTCGGCGCGGCTGCGCCATCCACGCGGATGACTCCGCCCCGGCCGGCCTGTGAGCGTTCAGTTCACCTGCCGGGCGGGACTTCAACAACTCTCCCGGCTGCCAGAGATCGGTACGTCGGCACGCCTTGGACCTCTCGGCCTGGAGGCCTCTCGTCCTAGAGGGCGCACGCCTGGCTGTCGACCTGCTGGTTGGCGGCGCGGCCGTTCGTGATGTCCTGGCGGATCTCGTCGGCCGTCAGCGCGTAGCCGGTGTCGGGGTCGTCGAGCGACTTCGCGAAGACGACTCCGTACACCTTGCCGTCGGGGGTCAGCAGCGGTCCGCCGGA
This sequence is a window from Streptomyces sp. NBC_01217. Protein-coding genes within it:
- a CDS encoding bifunctional SulP family inorganic anion transporter/carbonic anhydrase produces the protein MSACVPTRHDRTSRSSRPPRASGIKRPHSPPPPPSGGRFRINGADLSASITVFLLAVPMSLGLAVAMDAPLEAGLISAAIGGIVAGLLGGTPLQVSGPSAGLTVVTAELIQIYGWRTTCAITIGAGLLQILLGSLRAARSALAVSPAIVHGTLAGIGVAIALAQLHIVLGGSPQSSAVANALALPDQLERVSPAAPLIGALTIAVLVLWPRMPGRIGRVVRRIPAALAAVVTATAVAAITAPGIARVDLPSWRSHALPEMPHGPVLALATAVFTVMLVASLESLLAAVAVDKLSASASASGSTPAPAPTAATAAPTAPAPAVPPPARRSDLDRELRAQGIANTLSGLVGGLAVSGGAVRSSANVRAGATGRASTVLHGVWVVLAACLLVGALEQIPLAALAALVMMVGIQMVSFAHIRNVHKHREFLVYGATITGVVLFGVLKGVAIGIAVAVAVALHRLARTRITVTDQDGQHLVVVRGQLTFLAVPRLSRTLGQLPQDGDAVVELDGFFMDHAAYEMIQDWSIAQAAHGGRVVFTGRSGGRIAEPASAAHSCCRPWTPWRNHHCHDRPEHSPETRHGGLGAPPAPTSDHGSNSGPGHVPGPDPGEDRSPDHLTPHDSTDVPGTNNTPGADNDPGPGAPPTAAPRRSGGNHLFSGLSSFQRNTAPLVRDELARLAREGQRPSQLFITCADSRLVTSMITASGPGDLFTVRNIGNLVPPPDAESGDDSVGAAIEYAVDVLKVESITICGHSGCGAMQALLGAEPDPDTPLTSLWRWLRHGLPSLERMASRHHTWARISGRLPADALEQLCLTNVVQQLDHLRAHESVARRLTEGTLQLHGMYFHVGEAQAYLLAEGASAGLALDEVFDRVDPGDPHADSHTPADSHAPDNTGTPGATAAPGDPSGSGELERTGV
- the acs gene encoding acetate--CoA ligase, which translates into the protein MPRDTTDTLGMGDVVSNESLANLLREERRFAPPADLAANANVKAEAYEQAEADRLGFWAEQARRLTWATEPTETLDWSNPPFAKWFADGKLNVAYNCVDRHVEAGHGDRVAIHFEGEPGDSRAITYADLKDEVSRAANALTELGVGKGDRVAVYLPMIPEAAIAMLACARIGAAHSVVFGGFSADAIAARIQDADAKVVITADGGYRRGKPSALKPAVDDAVSRIDSVEHVLVVRRTGQDTAWTEGRDVWWHEITGRQSAEHTPEAFEAEHPLFILYTSGTTGKPKGILHTSGGYLTQAAYTHNAVFDLKPESDVFWCTADIGWVTGHSYIVYGPLANGATQVMYEGTPDSPHQGRFWEIVQKYGVTILYTAPTAIRTFMKWGDDIPAKFDLSSLRVLGSVGEPINPEAWMWYRKHIGADKCPIVDTWWQTETGAMMIAPLPGVTETKPGSAQRALPGICATVVDDEANEVPNGGGGYLVLTEPWPSMLRTIWGDDQRYIDTYWSRFPGKYFAGDGAKKDEDGDIWLLGRVDDVMLVSGHNISTTEVESALVSHPSVAEAAVVGAADETTGQSIVAFVILRGTAVASDELVAELRNHVGATLGPIAKPKRILPVAELPKTRSGKIMRRLLRDVAENRELGDVTTLTDSSVMDLIQTQLPSSSGSED
- the nhaA gene encoding Na+/H+ antiporter NhaA; this translates as MAAPTPTPSSSRRTFLGRLSLPERNYLADALRTETVGGVILLVAAIAALVWANTFGSSYTAVSDFHFGPGSLGLNLSVEHWAADGLLAVFFFVAGVELKRELVAGELRDPKAAALPVVAALCGMVTPAIVYTLVAVTGGGSTDGWAVPTATDIAFALAVLAVIGTSLPNALRAFLLTLAVVDDLFAILIIAVFFTEKIDFMALFGAFIGLAVFYLLLRRNVRGWYVYVPLALVIWGLMYNSGIHATIAGVAMGLMLRCTRRDGETHAPGEHIEHLIRPLSAGVAVPLFALFSAGVSLSGGALAQVFTRPETLGVVLGLVVGKTIGIFGGTWLAARFTKAELNKDLAWADVFAVASLAGIGFTVSLLIGELAFAGDEDMINEIKAAVLLGSLTAAVLSGVLLKLRVRRYRTLYEAEERDEDQDGVPDIYEQGDPAYHLRMAAIYEKKAAEHRRLAQLAGAASSKPDSPA
- a CDS encoding phage holin family protein produces the protein MSDPGNNAGSAERSLGQLVASATAEMSALVHDEIALAKAEVRQDVKRGVTGSVAFIVAGVLVLFAVPVLSFAAAYGIHNLGLGLAWSFLIVGAAFIVLGALLALFAITKFKKVKPPEKSIASAKQTAAVLQGVKPHPRSAVTAGANLPAAVGGKPANKALEKSPVQDKASAVARSST
- a CDS encoding alpha/beta fold hydrolase — encoded protein: MTVPDSSASGPVGPEGQAGPKGHAGPDGRTRPDGRTGPDGPSGSTGHPGQSRPSGSTGRKGTSDSPRSSDSSGLSDPPSPPGFASSGGPVRLDGPWTHRDVAANGARFHIAEVGEGPLVLLLHGFPQFWWTWRHQLTALADAGFRAVAMDLRGVGGSDRTPRGYDPANLALDITGVIRSLGEPDAALVGHDMGGYLAWTAAVMRPKLVRRLVVSSMPHPRRWRSSMLSDFAQSRAGSYIWGFQRPWVPERQLIADDAALVGRLIRDWAGPRTPEFPDDAAVDVYRRAMCIPSTAHCSIEPYRWMVRSLARPDGIQFNRRMKRPVRVPTLHLHGSLDPAIRTRSAAGSGEYVEAPYRWRLFDGLGHFPHEEDPDGFSGELINWLKDPEPDR